The proteins below are encoded in one region of Ferruginibacter lapsinanis:
- a CDS encoding outer membrane beta-barrel protein: MKSNNNYKTAAGKIFSGNRLNFKNLIAGALIVTAFQTPVQAQEATYTKPSWWFGAAAGANINFYRGSTQELNADFTPPVAFHNGTGVGLYVAPLIEYHNPASMLGVMLQAGYDSRKGSFKTVNTPCNCPADLSTDLSYVTIEPSLRLAPAKSNFYLYAGPRFAFNVKKSFTYKLGINPAYPGQAPNADVKGDLSNIKNSLISMQVGAGYDIPISSQTMQTQFVLSPFVSFQPYFGQSPRTTETWNVTTLRVGAALKFGMGKKISRNPETVGPMNTIQTLDPSVKFTVYVPENDPTKTNNIKETFPIRNYVFFDLGSSAIPDRYELLKKDQVKNFKEDNLDQFVPKNLSGRSERQMTVYYNVLNILGDRMGKTPSATIKLVGSSESGPEDGQAMAMSIKDYLVNIFGINANRIAIEGNYKPKIPSEQPGRTTELILLREGDRRVSIESSSPLLLMEFQSGPSAPLKPVEIVTAPKNSYVVFMNEDKKKTLSSWSVEAKDENGKRQSFGPYTQEKVSIPGKSILGNTPQGNYRITMKGVTNDGKIITKDTLVHLVLWTPAATGETLRYSVIYEFNESKAISIYEKYLTDVVTPKISAGATVVIHGYTDIIGDEIYNRNLSLARANDVKGILENSLARAGRSDVKFEVFGLGEDERVSPFENKFPEERFYNRTVVIDIIPKQ, translated from the coding sequence ATGAAATCAAATAATAATTATAAAACAGCTGCAGGAAAAATTTTTTCTGGAAATAGGCTGAATTTTAAAAACCTTATTGCTGGTGCTTTAATCGTAACAGCCTTTCAAACACCCGTTCAGGCCCAGGAAGCGACATACACAAAGCCTTCATGGTGGTTTGGGGCAGCAGCGGGTGCAAATATAAATTTCTATCGTGGGTCTACACAGGAACTGAATGCAGACTTTACTCCTCCGGTAGCTTTTCATAATGGAACAGGTGTAGGCTTGTATGTTGCACCACTCATTGAGTATCATAACCCAGCATCAATGCTAGGAGTGATGCTGCAGGCAGGCTATGATAGCCGTAAAGGATCATTCAAAACAGTCAATACTCCTTGCAACTGTCCGGCAGATCTGTCAACTGATCTGAGTTATGTAACGATAGAACCAAGTTTGCGTTTGGCGCCGGCGAAATCTAATTTTTATTTATATGCCGGTCCTCGTTTTGCATTCAATGTAAAAAAATCTTTTACCTATAAGTTGGGCATTAACCCGGCATATCCGGGGCAGGCGCCTAATGCCGATGTGAAAGGAGATCTTAGTAATATTAAAAATTCTCTTATCTCCATGCAGGTAGGAGCAGGATATGATATTCCGATTTCATCTCAAACAATGCAAACACAATTTGTACTTTCTCCTTTTGTTTCTTTTCAGCCTTATTTTGGTCAGTCTCCACGTACAACAGAAACCTGGAATGTAACCACTTTAAGAGTTGGAGCTGCATTAAAATTTGGAATGGGGAAGAAAATTTCCAGAAATCCGGAAACAGTCGGACCTATGAACACGATTCAAACACTTGATCCATCGGTGAAATTTACAGTGTACGTACCTGAAAATGATCCAACAAAAACTAACAATATAAAAGAAACATTTCCGATTCGCAATTATGTGTTCTTTGATCTTGGATCGAGTGCTATACCGGATCGATACGAATTGTTGAAGAAAGATCAGGTGAAAAATTTCAAAGAAGACAATCTGGATCAGTTTGTTCCTAAAAATTTATCAGGCCGTTCAGAAAGACAGATGACCGTTTATTACAATGTATTGAATATACTTGGCGACAGGATGGGTAAAACCCCTTCTGCAACCATTAAGTTGGTAGGGTCTTCTGAAAGTGGTCCCGAAGATGGCCAAGCTATGGCGATGTCAATTAAAGATTATCTCGTAAATATTTTTGGAATTAATGCAAATCGGATCGCTATTGAAGGAAACTACAAACCTAAAATTCCTTCTGAACAACCAGGCCGTACCACAGAGCTTATATTATTACGTGAAGGAGATCGCAGGGTTTCTATTGAAAGTAGTTCGCCTCTATTATTAATGGAATTCCAAAGTGGACCAAGTGCGCCATTGAAACCTGTAGAAATTGTAACTGCACCGAAAAACAGTTATGTTGTATTTATGAATGAAGATAAAAAGAAAACATTGTCTTCATGGTCTGTAGAAGCTAAAGATGAAAATGGCAAAAGGCAAAGCTTCGGGCCTTACACACAAGAAAAAGTGAGCATACCTGGCAAATCTATTTTAGGTAATACACCACAAGGCAATTATAGAATTACGATGAAAGGAGTTACTAATGATGGTAAAATAATTACCAAAGACACATTGGTACATTTGGTGCTTTGGACTCCAGCGGCTACCGGCGAAACGCTTAGGTACAGTGTTATTTATGAATTCAATGAATCTAAAGCGATCTCTATTTATGAAAAATACCTTACCGATGTGGTTACTCCTAAAATTTCTGCAGGCGCAACGGTAGTGATACACGGGTATACTGATATCATCGGAGACGAAATATATAATAGAAATTTATCATTGGCAAGAGCGAATGATGTAAAAGGAATTCTTGAGAACAGCCTTGCAAGGGCCGGAAGAAGCGATGTTAAATTTGAAGTATTCGGATTAGGTGAAGATGAAAGAGTGTCGCCATTTGAAAATAAATTTCCGGAAGAACGTTTTTATAACAGAACAGTAGTTATCGATATTATCCCTAAGCAATAG
- a CDS encoding helix-turn-helix domain-containing protein yields MKLFIKYMVSNRCKMVVKEELKKLGLHFVIVDLGEVDIMENISLSKREELKAALFVSGLELMDDKKAVLVEKIKNVIIEMVHQSDEVIKTNLSHFLSEKLNHDYTYLANLFSEVQGTTIEQYTIANKVERIKELIIYDELNITEIAWKMNYSSVAHLSNQFKKVTGLSPSHFKQLKNKRRSPIEDI; encoded by the coding sequence TTGAAGTTATTCATTAAATATATGGTAAGCAATCGTTGCAAAATGGTTGTGAAGGAAGAGTTGAAAAAACTCGGTTTGCATTTTGTTATTGTCGATCTCGGCGAAGTAGACATTATGGAAAACATTTCTTTGTCTAAAAGGGAGGAATTAAAAGCGGCTTTGTTTGTCTCCGGACTAGAATTAATGGACGATAAGAAAGCTGTATTGGTGGAAAAAATAAAAAATGTGATTATTGAAATGGTTCATCAGTCTGATGAGGTCATAAAAACAAACCTCTCCCATTTTTTGAGTGAAAAATTAAATCACGATTACACATACCTGGCAAATCTGTTTTCAGAAGTTCAAGGAACAACCATTGAACAATATACTATCGCTAATAAAGTGGAAAGAATTAAAGAATTAATTATTTATGATGAGTTGAATATAACTGAAATAGCCTGGAAAATGAACTACAGCAGTGTAGCACATTTATCCAACCAGTTCAAAAAAGTTACAGGGCTGTCCCCATCTCATTTTAAACAATTAAAAAATAAAAGAAGAAGCCCGATTGAGGATATTTGA
- a CDS encoding helix-turn-helix domain-containing protein, with translation MKLFIKYMVSVRCKMMVKEQLKKLGLHFTKVELGEVEIMENITPEQREQLKVALNRSGLDLMDDKKAVLIEKIKNVIIEMIHYTDELPRTNFSDYLSEKLNYDYTYLSNLFSETEAITIEHFIIIHKIEKVKELIIYDELNLTEIAWKLHYSSVAHLSHQFKKVTGLTPSYFKSLKKKKRSPLDNL, from the coding sequence TTGAAGCTTTTTATTAAATACATGGTGAGTGTTCGGTGCAAAATGATGGTGAAAGAGCAATTGAAAAAGCTCGGACTTCATTTCACCAAAGTGGAATTGGGGGAGGTAGAGATAATGGAAAATATCACACCAGAGCAAAGAGAACAATTAAAAGTTGCATTGAATAGATCAGGCCTTGACCTGATGGATGATAAGAAAGCTGTATTGATAGAAAAAATAAAAAATGTGATCATTGAAATGATCCATTATACAGACGAATTGCCCAGAACAAATTTTTCTGATTACTTAAGCGAAAAATTAAATTACGACTATACTTACTTATCCAACCTCTTTTCAGAAACAGAAGCTATTACTATAGAGCATTTTATCATTATTCATAAAATAGAAAAAGTAAAGGAGTTGATCATTTACGATGAACTGAATCTTACGGAAATTGCCTGGAAACTGCATTACAGCAGTGTAGCACATCTCTCTCATCAGTTTAAAAAGGTAACCGGCTTAACGCCTTCCTATTTTAAATCTCTCAAAAAGAAAAAAAGAAGCCCACTCGATAATCTGTGA